Proteins from a genomic interval of Spea bombifrons isolate aSpeBom1 chromosome 4, aSpeBom1.2.pri, whole genome shotgun sequence:
- the MAP1A gene encoding microtubule-associated protein 1A: MDGVSEFADYVSETVDVPSPFDLLEPPNSGGFLKLSKPCCYIFPGGRGDSALFAVNGFNILVDGGSERKSCFWKLVRHLDRIDSILLTHIGADNLPGINGLLQRKIAEQDEEQSQGSTAYSDWMRNLISPELGVVFFNVPDKLKMPESSMKVKKSIEEACLTLQYLNKLGIKPEPLYRVVSNTIEPLTLFHKMGVGRLDMYILNPVKDSKEMQFLMQKWAGNSKAKTGIILANGKEGEISVPYLTSITALVVWLPASPTEKIVRVLFPGNAPQNKILEGLEKLKHLDFLRYPVATQKDMSSGVGPTTGKHTKIKQRADSKESLKSSSRPSTGKLSKKDDIAEELAKEVKADLVKESKVEKKIKEAVDKHIDRPLKVEKVKTETSDSAKAEKRKMLNQKIGKKYPKDKISKLEEKKDKEKKEIKKEKIDIKKDNLKKEEKKDTKKEDKKKEIKPEVKKLPKPDLRPFTPEVRKTLHKAKIPSKIKTDKIKSKSEKENNAEQKVSQVQHTHVEKEPQMSDIIEQRSVMSSPEDLTKDFEELKYEDKLEQITKGLGDTNISELETSELRPSAILVTQSHFKEEIILGDITSDKTPLESPDEGITTTDVEGDSQHDEKPMHHTDDALEMVDEGAAMDEPPEMAEFDEEIITEEENASTPGVEGQVPERNRLESMPTLDIQDLETDEDKENELVEKGILDRNQKEEILEEHQDYLGKTATEDEKDSEKNVEVVEKADVEEMEEYAEELEAEHKVDEYSSAENEQEENISCDFTMSVLQKETEVEKYGKEAFKDATYLAGVPMSSGTTAEHISYIQDETMPGYSETEQTISDEEIHDEQEERIPHLQYDVASYDISVPDHPGSFDAIHGIKAISSEVSAKGYEMQTPEIVTYPTNIVAAPLAEEEHISSATSITECDKLSSFATSVAEDQSIASITAPKTEETGKSSLVLDTANSIPSSHTEATQGVEYLPSAGTISPTSSLEEDKCFKSPPADDFQSVLTPGKVPDEEVDESPNFEVSCKVNYGSLIFSEQTDQGLSYTFNTEMKMATDFPSSEYGKVSQADSSFGDGEERCLSPDDSTIKMASPTQSGPTSTGHTPFHQSPVEDRFETTQAELFEAADILKHDKENKSEQQPQYDTCWENKVPSRIEEDITETENILSMKGQEFTDDHLDEVESQSSKEIIVTKEETLPSHSASYMQFEKIISTSDVSHEDYTSVDKMEYEETQMDLFRSVSPKEKDTKYGDYSRESTTKDDASTESSSQDIFLGDAKSLSFTEQGKEDDTSLQMSLIEQSPVVHEVYQGSPTKENFLDNDKSLQLTDPDLMKDIKCTTGETSPGFEESLLSTAESLAEDQSHLEPFDKHAQNQVQPLVPAEYSYGEEISATVFLQKTPEDDADSYNYKETILEEKRLGHSASSPDNSGLVYCAEDLKETDSLAMQSVDDPSISFLKASHIQETYPLADDSLYYMQSENIMENVLGHGKETETSMEEAFKEHEVIEEQSVDDENLSMIQMITSEKKVWFTEGLQENERKPALKESKLHYTEEGESTFLDDSHDWDTHSILKPDVSEQSTPDPADANILSTEYAHFQEDKEAEYMQKSLNTSDETEASEFKTSPQLNAEYPSPEIDVLEKHSYVTTSSSPSDISLEKPDIDNFGSLNKDGLIESKISVTPIDVKGFGETMFAGDYGNDKESEYSYSKSSHDTPEHSCEVDAIDSKFNIQSGDLVISTLDKCEHLLPSEKPFVPKEQILSSDSITEDVGAEYAKKDDMKQETQSYPYVTDHTEQEYVETTFEGDNSVHKENIDFNLEVHYESIAEELPSNCDKKSSPSSLDYQANTSLTTSYSPFELYSDEKESYESTRKARVEEREPTPYPGDKSFQYADIYEKIVVSGVLHDSGILEEVEPSSASYLDKEKTDVLSLETEKLSKKELQQQISSKEEESHLYTSAEKELSSPISPKDKGDYTRFEYTEMEEKKSPAVERDDNLDISSVTEKEELQIEATHKCEKSEDVDDHFTSLSDRTEVQEKIDHNKQDTLVPYMNPSRNDDITFTSQELNLMESKPLQMKESYYEKTEVVEESASDSELEKGAKEQSEKEIKSPGPDIGKTYEEQPCDSFLQKERNDFSTYSLFSEQKNLHPDDFDVQHPKENVARFVEHATFSAGYSFLEDEQKREESGSEYSYYPLTSKTGSTKEADKSWLQTNYQESQAVTDSHNTDTFLESCLHSDTDKQKISDELDVKESTPDFEYSSSVTEKEASPYQEHFEPMSITDVKTLQSDFMGMSHSKKDQQDEYLEVSERVCDLDTSLTRFSPISPSEEDPLFSKIPGQQYSKKEYLKDDSHSFSESSSEASTPVKKDTTDSFYSHMITSHTTDTEQSARNLWDVSPLVPAQSTMPSLPAEKDTAEDQGSTGSYDMDDCTLPCRVDCKTTTCTSNYEKSSSTHEELNMADGTVAMQSFSNVLTSFPLHQQDDESTENGPTEVNTSPELFKETQYFEKEFFSAGDLRDEKASPDSESSAYSEEETEKPNRPSSLTSPEHTFQPYFPDSQRHGGSDDHGDASHEIEPCLGTSSRYEHNVSSSEYTHRKGDLSPSFINPSPLDFSDDSDASQDEGHPSVKGRTHRITTSQVQSATVDETPPTSVSESGTSNSDSDVPPETEECPSITADAAMDSDEDADFLPVDKAMGNLHHSSTRQSHDPNPTPMMDPYPHPPHPDVCMVDPEVLANELNLSKGDKVIKKDIKEKTKGVRKPLTKPKSLSPARKLESKGKRSPTLSKQTSRDTEKLPKSQTLRKEKEATEKQQKPRSPLQTHPSRGDDKDEVSRTSFGNTNKLGSGIKSTSASSKSSSTIPPGLPVYVDLAYIPNHCNEKNADMEFFKRVRAAYYVVSGNDAANGEPNRAVLDALLEGKSQWGENHQVTLIPTHDTEVTREWYQQTHEKQQELNIMVLASSSTVVMQDESFPACKIEF, translated from the exons ATGGATGGGGTTTCGGAATTTGCAGATTATGTCTCTGAAACTGTTGATGTCCCTTCTCCTTTTGACCTGTTAGAACCACCAAACTCAGGTGGATTCTTGAAGCTGTCCAAACCATGCTGTTACATATTTCCTGGTGGCAGAGGTGATTCAGCCCTCTTTGCTGTTAATGGATTTAATATCCTGGTGGATGGCGGCTCTGAAAGAAAATCATGCTTTTGGAAGCTTGTCCGGCACTTAGACCGAATTGACTCCATACTGCTGACACATATAGGGGCAGATAATCTGCCTGGAATTAATGGACTTCTTCAGAGAAAGATAGCTGAGCAAGATGAGGAACAATCTCAGGGTTCCACTGCCTATAGTGACTGGATGAGAAACCTAATCTCCCCAGAGCTTGGGGTTGTGTTTTTCAATGTTCCCGACAAACTGAAAATGCCAGAATCTAGtatgaaagttaaaaaaagcaTTGAAGAGGCTTGCTTGACACTACAGTACTTAAACAAACTTGGAATTAAACCAGAACCTTTGTACAGGGTAGTAAGTAACACAATTGAGCCCTTAACATTATTTCACAAAATGGGAGTTGGTAGACTGgatatgtacattttaaacCCTGTAAAAGACAGCAAAGAGATGCAGTTTTTAATGCAGAAATGGGCAGGAAATAGCAAAGCTAAAACTGGAATTATACTAGCAAATGGCAAAGAAGGCGAGATATCTGTACCCTATCTGACCTCCATCACAGCTCTTGTTGTTTGGCTGCCAGCAAGCCCAACTGAAAAAATAGTACGTGTATTATTCCCTGGAAATGCAccacaaaataaaattctagAGGGTCTAGAGAAGTTGAAGCATCTCGATTTCCTGAGGTACCCAGTAGCTACTCAAAAGGATATGTCCAGTGGTGTAGGTCCAACCACTGGTAAGCACACAAAGATCAAACAGAGGGCAGACAGCAAGGAAAGTCTAAAGTCCTCTTCACGACCAAGCACAGGAAAGCTGAGTAAGAAAGATGATATTGCAGAGGAGCTGGCTAAGGAGGTCAAAGCTGACCTTGTGAAGGAATCAAAGgttgagaaaaaaattaaggaagCTGTGGATAAACATATTGACAGACCTTTAAAGGTTGAAAAAGTAAAAACTGAAACAAGTGATTCTGCAAAAGcagaaaagaggaaaatgttGAAtcagaaaataggaaaaaagtatCCAAAGGACAAAATCTCCAAACTGGAAGAGAAGAAGGACAAAGAGAAGAAGgagataaagaaagaaaagatagATATAAAGAAAGACAATttaaagaaagaggaaaagaaagATACAAAGAaggaagataaaaagaaagagataaagCCAGAAGTTAAAAAACTGCCAAAACCTGATTTAAGACCCTTTACACCAGAAGTGAGAAAAACACTGCACAAAGCTAAAATTCCTAGCAAGATCAAAaccgataaaataaaaagtaagtctgaaaaggaaaataatgcaGAGCAAAAGGTTAGTCAAGTCCAACACACACATGTGGAAAAGGAGCCACAGATGAGTGATATTATAGAGCAAAGATCAGTTATGTCTTCACCTGAAGATCTTACAAAAGATTTTGAGGAGCTTAAGTATGAAGACAAATTGGAACAAATAACAAAAGGACTAGGCGATACAAATATCTCAGAACTTGAAACTTCTGAGCTTAGGCCCTCTGCGATTTTGGTTACACAAAGTCATTTCAAAGAAGAGATAATTTTAGGTGACATAACATCAGATAAGACTCCTCTTGAATCCCCAGATGAAGGTATTACCACCACAGATGTTGAAGGAGATTCACAACATGACGAGAAGCCAATGCATCATACGGATGATGCTTTAGAAATGGTTGATGAAGGAGCAGCTATGGATGAACCACCTGAAATGGCAGAATTTGATGAAGAAATCATTACGGAAGAAGAAAATGCTAGCACTCCTGGAGTAGAGGGACAGGTACCTGAAAGAAACAGACTGGAGTCAATGCCAACTTTGGACATACAAGATTTGGAAACTGATGaagataaagaaaatgaattagTTGAAAAGGGAATATTAGACAGGAATCAGAAAGAAGAAATACTTGAAGAACATCAGGATTATCTTGGTAAAACAGCAACAGAAGATGAGAAAGACAGTGAAAAAAATGTCGAGGTAGTGGAGAAAGCAGATGTAGAAGAAATGGAAGAATATGCTGAAGAGCTGGAGGCTGAGCACAAGGTTGATGAATACTCAAGCGCTGAGAACGAACAAGAAGAGAACATTTCTTGCGATTTTACAATGTCGGTGCTACAGAAAGAGACAGAAGTGGAGAAGTATGGAAAAGAAGCATTCAAGGATGCCACCTACCTAGCAGGGGTTCCCATGTCATCTGGGACTACAGCTGAGCACATATCTTATATACAAGATGAAACAATGCCTGGTTACTCAGAAACCGAGCAAACTATCTCTGATGAGGAAATCCATGATGAGCAAGAGGAAAGGATACCCCATTTGCAGTATGATGTAGCTAGTTATGACATTTCTGTCCCTGACCACCCTGGATCCTTTGATGCTATACATGGAATTAAAGCCATTTCATCTGAGGTTTCTGCCAAAGGTTATGAAATGCAAACACCTGAAATTGTAACTTATCCTACAAACATTGTTGCAGCTCCTCTGGCTGAAGAGGAGCACATCTCTTCAGCAACATCTATAACTGAATGTGATAAGCTTTCTTCTTTTGCTACATCTGTGGCTGAAGATCAATCTATTGCTTCTATCACAGCACCAAAAACTGAAGAGACAGGAAAGAGCTCTTTAGTGCTAGACACAGCAAACAGCATTCCTTCTTCCCACACAGAGGCAACCCAAGGTGTGGAATACTTGCCATCAGCGGGCACAATTTCACCAACTTCTTCCTTGGAAGAAGACAAGTGTTTTAAATCTCCACCTGCAGATGATTTCCAGTCAGTGCTTACGCCTGGGAAAGTTCCTGACGAAGAGGTAGATGAAAGTCCAAATTTTGAAGTATCTTGTAAAGTAAATTATGGTTCGCTTATCTTTTCTGAACAAACAGACCAGggtttgtcatacacatttaaCACAGAAATGAAAATGGCTACTGACTTTCCTTCAAGTGAATACGGAAAGGTGTCGCAGGCTGATTCAAGCTTTGGTGATGGCGAGGAAAGATGCTTAAGTCCTGATGACAGTACCATCAAAATGGCTTCTCCTACACAGTCAGGACCTACTAGCACAGGTCACACACCTTTCCACCAGTCACCTGTGGAGGACAGATTTGAAACTACCCAAGCAGAGCTTTTTGAAGCAGCGGACATACTAAAACatgacaaagaaaacaaaagtgaaCAACAGCCTCAATATGACACATGCTGGGAAAACAAAGTACCTTCTAGAATTGAGGAAGATATTACTGAGACAGAAAATATCTTATCAATGAAAGGGCAAGAATTTACAGATGATCATTTGGATGAAGTAGAATCACAATCCTCCAAAGAAATAATTGTAACTAAAGAAGAAACATTACCATCACATTCTGCATCATATAtgcaatttgaaaaaataatttccacaaGCGATGTTTCTCATGAAGATTATACATCAGTAGATAAGATGGAATATGAGGAAACTCAGATGGATCTGTTTCGGTCAGTTTCCCCTAAAGAAAAGGATACTAAATATGGTGATTATTCAAGAGAGAGTACGACAAAAGATGATGCCTCAACAGAAAGTTCAAGCCAAGACATTTTCCTTGGTGATGCAAAGTCACTTTCTTTCACGGaacagggaaaagaagatgACACATCTTTACAAATGTCTTTGATAGAACAAAGCCCAGTTGTACATGAAGTATATCAAGGAAGTCCaacaaaagaaaactttttaGACAATGACAAATCTCTTCAATTGACTGATCCTGATTTGATGAAAGATATAAAATGTACAACTGGGGAAACATCACCAGGCTTCGAAGAATCTTTGTTGTCAACTGCAGAAAGCCTTGCAGAAGATCAGAGCCATCTGGAGCCTTTTGATAAGCATGCTCAAAATCAAGTTCAGCCTCTAGTTCCAGCAGAATATAGTTATGGTGAAGAGATATCAGCAACagtatttttgcaaaaaacaccAGAAGACGATGCAGATTCATATAATTATAAAGAAACTATCTTGGAAGAAAAAAGGTTAGGTCATTCTGCCTCAAGCCCAGACAACTCAGGGTTGGTTTATTGTGCAGAAGACTTGAAGGAAACTGATTCACTAGCAATGCAGTCTGTGGATGATCCCTCCATATCCTTCCTAAAAGCAAGTCATATCCAGGAGACATATCCACTTGCAGATGACTCTTTATATTACATGCAATCAGAAAATATTATGGAAAACGTTTTGGGGCATGGGAAGGAAACAGAAACATCAATGGAAGAAGCTTTTAAAGAACATGAAGTTATTGAAGAACAATCTGTTGACGATGAAAATCTTTCTATGATACAGATGATAACTTCTGAAAAGAAAGTCTGGTTCACAGAGGGTTTacaggaaaatgaaagaaaacctGCTTTAAAGGAAAGCAAACTGCATTACACAGAGGAGGGAGAAAGCACTTTTCTCGATGATAGTCATGACTGGGATACACACTCTATTTTGAAGCCTGATGTCTCAGAACAATCAACCCCTGATCCGGCAGATGCAAATATACTGAGTACAGAATATGCACATTTCCAAGAAGATAAAGAGGCAGAATATATGCAAAAGTCATTAAACACATCTGATGAAACTGAGGCCTCTGAATTTAAGACATCACCACAGTTAAATGCAGAGTATCCTTCACCAGAAATTGATGTACTTGAAAAACACTCATACGTAACAACATCCTCTTCACCCTCTGATATTTCTTTAGAAAAGCCAGATATAGATAACTTTGGCTCTCTTAACAAAGACGGCCTCATAGAAAGCAAAATTTCAGTAACACCCATTGATGTGAAAGGTTTCGGAGAAACAATGTTTGCAGGAGATTATGGTAACGATAAAGAAAGTGAGTACTCTTATTCAAAATCTTCCCATGACACACCAGAGCACTCGTGTGAAGTTGATGCCATTGACAGCAAATTCAACATTCAGTCAGGGGACCTTGTGATCAGTACTTTGGACAAATGTGAACATTTGTTACCTTCTGAAAAACCTTTCGTACCCAAGGAACAAATATTAAGCTCTGACTCCATCACTGAAGATGTAGGAGCagaatatgcaaaaaaagatgATATGAAACAGGAAACACAGTCCTATCCTTATGTCACAGATCACACAGAGCAAGAGTATGTTGAAACAACTTTCGAAGGCGATAATTCAGTGCACAAAGAGAATATTGACTTCAATCTTGAAGTTCATTATGAGAGTATAGCAGAAGAGCTGCCTTCAAATTGTGACAAAAAATCCTCCCCTAGTTCACTAGATTACCAAGCAAATACAAGTTTAACTACATCATACAGCCCATTTGAACTATATTCTGATGAGAAGGAAAGTTACGAGTCCACAAGAAAGGCTAGGGTTGAAGAAAGAGAACCAACACCTTATCCTGGTGATAAATCTTTCCAATATGCTGATATTTACGAAAAGATAGTGGTCTCTGGAGTGCTGCATGACAGTGGCATTTTGGAGGAGGTGGAACCATCCAGTGCTAGTTATTTGGATAAAGAGAAGACTGATGTTTTATCATTAGAAACAGAAAAGTTATCCAAAAAGGAACTTCAACAGCAGATATCTTCTAAGGAGGAAGAATCACATTTATATACCTCAGCCGAAAAAGAACTATCTTCCCCTATATCTCCCAAAGACAAAGGCGATTATACCAGATTTGAATATACAgaaatggaggaaaaaaaatctcctgcTGTAGAAAGGGATGACAACCTAGATATTTCAAGTGTAACAGAAAAGGAGGAGTTGCAGATAGAAGCAACCCATAAATGTGAAAAATCAGAAGATGTAGATGATCATTTTACTTCACTGTCAGACAGGACAGAAGTGCAAGAAAAGATAGATCATAATAAACAAGATACTCTAGTGCCCTATATGAACCCATCACGTAATGATGACATCACTTTCACCAGTCAGGAACTTAACCTAATGGAATCAAAGCCACTTCAAATGAAAGAGTCATATTATGAGAAAACAGAGGTAGTAGAAGAAAGTGCAAGTGACTCAGAGTTAGAAAAGGGTGCCAAAGAACAATctgaaaaggaaataaagagCCCAGGTCCAGATATAGGAAAGACATATGAAGAGCAACCTTGTGACAGCTTTTTACAAAAGGAGAGAAACGACTTTTcaacatatagtttattttctgaacaaaaaaatctacatcCTGATGATTTTGATGTTCAGCACCCTAAAGAGAATGTAGCTCGATTTGTAGAACATGCCACATTTAGTGCAGGGTATAGCTTCCTAGAAGATGAgcaaaaaagagaagagagtgGTTCAGAATATTCATACTACCCTCTCACATCCAAAACAGGTTCTACAAAGGAAGCAGACAAATCATGGCTCCAAACAAATTACCAAGAATCACAAGCTGTTACAGACTCTCACAACACAGATACCTTCCTAGAAAGTTGCCTTCACAGCGATacagacaaacaaaaaatatctgatgaactggatgttaaggAATCCACTCCAGATTTTGAATATTCATCTAGTGTTACAGAAAAGGAAGCTTCACCATACCAAGAACATTTTGAACCAATGTCAATTACAGATGTCAAAACATTACAGTCAGACTTTATGGGTATGTCCCATTCAAAAAAAGACCAGCAGGATGAATACCTAGAAGTTTCTGAAAGGGTATGTGACTTGGATACTTCCCTGACCAGATTCTCACCAATAAGTCCATCAGAGGAAGACCCTTTGTTTTCTAAAATTCCAGGTCAGCAATATTCAAAGAAAGAATACCTTAAGGATGATTCTCATAGTTTCTCAGAATCTTCTTCTGAGGCTAGCACCCCTGTAAAAAAAGACACTACAGACAGCTTTTACTCTCATATGATTACAAGTCACACAACGGATACAGAGCAGAGTGCCAGGAATTTGTGGGATGTGTCTCCTCTTGTTCCTGCTCAGTCCACAATGCCTTCTTTACCAGCTGAAAAAGACACTGCTGAAGATCAAGGTTCCACTGGGTCATATGATATGGATGATTGTACATTACCGTGTAGAGTAGATTGTAAAACCACAACTTGCACATCAAATTATGAAAAATCCAGTAGTACCCATGAGGAACTAAACATGGCAGATGGTACAGTGGCAATGCAGTCGTTTTCTAATGTTCTAACCTCTTTTCCACTTCATCAACAAGATGATGAATCCACAGAAAATGGTCCTACAGAAGTTAACACTAGCCCAGAACTATTTAAAGAGACTCAGTACTTTGAAAAGGAATTCTTCTCTGCCGGTGACTTAAGAGATGAAAAGGCATCTCCAGATTCAGAATCCTCTGCATACTCCGAAGAAGAAACTGAAAAGCCAAACCGACCTTCTTCTCTAACATCCCCAGAACACACATTCCAGCCTTATTTTCCAGATTCACAAAGACACGGAGGAAGTGATGATCATGGTGATGCCTCTCATGAGATTGAGCCATGCTTGGGAACATCAAGTCGGTATGAGCACAATGTATCTTCATCtgaatacacacacagaaaggGGGATCTTTCTCCATCTTTCATCAACCCCAGTCCTCTTGACTTTTCAGATGACAGTGATGCCTCGCAAGATGAAGGCCATCCTTCAGTTAAAGGAAGAACACATCGCATAACTACATCTCAGGTTCAAAGTGCTACTGTTGATGAAACCCCTCCAACTTCTGTCAGCGAATCTGGAACATCGAATTCAGATTCTGATGTTCCACCAGAAACTGAAGAATGCCCCTCCATAACAGCTGATGCAGCAATGGACTCAGATGAAGATGCCGACTTTCTCCCTGTGGACAAAGCAATGGGAAACTTACATCATAGCAGCACAAGGCAAAGCCATGACCCAAACCCAACTCCTATGATGGATCCTTACCCTCATCCGCCTCATCCTGATGTCTGCATGGTAGATCCTGAAGTGTTAGCCAATGAGTTAAACTTAAGTAAGGGAGACAAAGTCATCAAAAAGGACATTAAAGAGAAAACCAAAGGAGTCAGGAAACCTTTAACAAAACCTAAATCATTATCACCTGCTAGGAAGCTAGAATCTAAAGGAAAACGTTCCCCAACACTGTCAAAACAAACATCCAGGGACACCGAAAAACTACCAAAAAGTCAAACGttgaggaaagaaaaagaagcaacagagaagcagcagaagccaagAAGTCCATTACAGACACATCCATCTAGGGGAGATGACAAAGATGAGGTTTCAAGAACCAGCTTCGGTAATACTAACAAGTTGGGCAGTGGCATCAAATCAACTTCAG CCAGCTCAAAATCAAGTTCTACAATACCTCCGGGACTCCCTGTATATGTGGATTTAGCATATATTCCCAATCactgtaatgaaaaaaatgcagataTGGAGTTCTTTAAAAGAGTTCGTGCAGCATACTATGTTGTAAGTGGCAATGATGCGGCCAACGGAGAGCCAAACCGGGCTGTGCTGGATGCACTTTTGGAAGGGAAGTCACAGTGGGGGGAGAATCACCAG GTCACATTGATCCCAACTCATGACACTGAGGTGACCCGTGAATGGTACCAACAAACCCATGAGAAACAACAAGAATTAAATATAATGGTCCTTGCTAGTAGTAGTACCGTAGTGATGCAAGATGAATCCTTCCCAGCATGCAAGATTGAGTTCTAA